CTCCTCCAGCAGCAGTTGGACGATGGCCGCACGGGTGTGCCCCTCGGTACCGACCGCCACATGAGCAGCAGACGACCCGGCACCAGCCTTGCGACCGGCCCCTTCGTCGTTGTTCCGCAAACCCACGGTTTTCACAACATCAGTGTGGCGGAATTCGTTCCCGAAATCCAATAAGGGTGACCTGACTAATTTGCCGCTCGACCTGCGGTCGAACAGCCGAGAAGCCGCCGGACTGGCCAAAGTCCGAACGCCATGCGTCCGAGGTGAACCCGATCCAGCATCGGAGTGACGTATCACACAGCGCCAGCCGAGCATCCCGCGCCGAAAGCGCCGACCGTTTCAGCACACAGGTCGGTGAACCCGCTCAGGTCGGCCGGTCGAAGGGCGCTGTTCGCACACGATGCGGAAGGCTGCGCGGCAGGGATCTCGCGGTGGCCGACGGCCGACTTTCATCGAGGTTCACCGCAGGCTTCGAACTCCTTGCCGATTGTGGGCGGAACATCTCGGGCCATCGTGCCGTGCCCTGACGACCTCCCGGGGAGAGACAGGCACGCGAGCCAGAGCGACGGGCGAGCCAGAGCGACGGGAGGGAGCATTAGGCTTCGTCTCGTGGCGGTACTGGAGGGCGCACGGCGCAGCACACTGGCGTTCACGCGCCGGGCACTCGGACTCGACGTACCCGCGGCCGATCACACGATCGCGGTCTTGCATCGCGACGAGTCGGAGGTGCCCGGCCTCGACCGCAAGGAGCTGGTCCAGCTCGACCGGATCCGCCTGATGGGCGCGACCGGCACGGTGCTGATGGCGATCAGCGCGCTCGGTATCGGCGCGCAGCCGGTACACCAGAATCCGACCTCCGGCGTCCGCGTGCTCGGCATCTTCGCCCGCGCGCACACTGGCTCGCTGGCCATGTGCATGACCGGCACCGTCGTCGTCGTACTGGCCTGGCTGCTGCTGGGCCGGTTCGCGGTCGGCGGCATCGGCGGCTCCCCCATCCACCGGCTGACCCGCTCGCAGCTGGATCGCACGCTACTGCTGTGGCTCATCCCGCTCAGCGTGGCCCCGCCGCTGTTCAGCAACGACGTGTATTCCTATCTCGCGCAGAGCGAGATCGCCGCGCGCGGCATCGATCCCTACCAGGAGGGCCCGGTCGCGGGACTCGGGATCGACAACGTCCTCACCAACAACGTCCCGACCATCTGGCGCGATACCCCCGCACCCTATGGCCCGTTGTTCCTCTGGATCGGCCGTGGCATTGCCGAGCTCACCGGCGACAACATCATCGCGGGCGTTTGGGTGCACCGGATCCTGGCACTGGGCGGCGTCGCGCTGATCGTCTGGGCACTGCCGCGACTGTCGGTGCGCTGCGGTGTCGCGCCGGTGAGCGCGCTGTGGCTCGGCGCCGCCAACCCTCTGGTGCTGTTCCACCTGGTCGGCGGTGTGCACAATGACGCGCTGATGCTCGGCCTGATGCTGGCCGGGTCGGAGTTCTGTCTGCGCGCCATCGAGGACACCCACCCGTTCGACGGACGCGCTTACGCGTGGCTGATCACCGGGGCGGTCATCATCGCGCTCTCGTCCTCGATCAAGTTCACCTCGATCATCGCGCTCGGCTTCGTCGGCATGGCCCTGGCCAGAAGGTGGGGCGCGTCGCTGCGCACGGTCGCGATCGCGGCCGCCATGCTCGGCGCGATCGCCGTCGGCACGACGCTTTTCATCAGTTCGGTGAGCGGGCTCGGGTTCGGGTGGATCTACACCCTGAACACCGCAAACGCGGTGCGCAGCTGGATGTCGCTGCCGACGGCGCTCGGCATCATCACCGGATTCGGCGGAGTGCTGCTCGGACTCGGCGACCACACCACAGCGCTACTGAGCATCACCCGGCCGATCGCGGCCTTGGTCGCGGGCTTCTTCACCGTGCGCATGCTGGTCGCCACCAGCACCGGACGGCTGCATCCGGTCGGTGCGCTCGGCGTGGCGCTCGGCGCCATAGTGCTGCTCTTCCCGGTGGTGCAACCCTGGTATCTGCTGTGGGCGATCGTGCCGCTGGCCGCGTGGGCGACCCGGCCGGTGTTCCGTCTTCCGGCCGTGGCGTTTTCGGCGGTCGTGAGCGTGATTTTGATGCCGCGCGGCGCCGACCTCGAGGTATTCCAGATCGTCGGCGCAGCGATCGCCACCGTGATCGTCGGGGTACTGTTCGTCGTCATCACCCGCAACGCGCTGCCCTGGCGGGGGCAGACAGGGGTGTCGGCTCCGTCACAGCTGCCCGCCTCTTACGGTGTGACATCGTGACCGAGCGCAGCGAGGGAGCCATAAGCACAGCACCAACGGGCGCGACGCAGCCGAGCCCCAGCGAGGCGGAGTCGTGACCGAACCCGCCGTTTGCGTCGATGGCGTCGTCAAGCGTTACGGCGAGACCACGGCGGTGGACAGCCTCTCCTTCGCGGTTGAACGGGCGCAGGTGCTCGCACTGCTCGGTCCGAACGGCGCGGGCAAGACCACCACGGTGGAGATGTGCGAGGGATTCGCCTCGCCGGACGCTGGTTCTGTGCGCGTGCTCGGCATGGACCCGGTCGCTGATTCCGAGCGGCTTCGCCCTCACATCGGCGTGATGCTGCAGGGCGGCGGCGCGTACCCGGGTGCGCGGGCGGGCGAGATGCTCGACCTGGTCGCCGCGTACTCCGCCGATCCGCTCGATCCGGAGTGGCTGCTGCGCACGCTCGGGCTGCAGGAC
The DNA window shown above is from Nocardia sp. NBC_01730 and carries:
- the mptB gene encoding polyprenol phosphomannose-dependent alpha 1,6 mannosyltransferase MptB, which produces MAVLEGARRSTLAFTRRALGLDVPAADHTIAVLHRDESEVPGLDRKELVQLDRIRLMGATGTVLMAISALGIGAQPVHQNPTSGVRVLGIFARAHTGSLAMCMTGTVVVVLAWLLLGRFAVGGIGGSPIHRLTRSQLDRTLLLWLIPLSVAPPLFSNDVYSYLAQSEIAARGIDPYQEGPVAGLGIDNVLTNNVPTIWRDTPAPYGPLFLWIGRGIAELTGDNIIAGVWVHRILALGGVALIVWALPRLSVRCGVAPVSALWLGAANPLVLFHLVGGVHNDALMLGLMLAGSEFCLRAIEDTHPFDGRAYAWLITGAVIIALSSSIKFTSIIALGFVGMALARRWGASLRTVAIAAAMLGAIAVGTTLFISSVSGLGFGWIYTLNTANAVRSWMSLPTALGIITGFGGVLLGLGDHTTALLSITRPIAALVAGFFTVRMLVATSTGRLHPVGALGVALGAIVLLFPVVQPWYLLWAIVPLAAWATRPVFRLPAVAFSAVVSVILMPRGADLEVFQIVGAAIATVIVGVLFVVITRNALPWRGQTGVSAPSQLPASYGVTS